AATACGTTCGGTTGTATCAAGCTCTATCTGGCCCAATGTTATTTTCTGGTCCAACCATGGCCCAATGTTAGATATTTATTCATGCAATGTTTTGTGTATGCagattatttaaatcattaataTGGACAATTAATTAACTACTGATTAACTAAAACTGTGACTAACCAAGCAtacgataattattttaatttaatattctaaCTAATAAAAGTCCTatattgttgtaaaaaataGTCCTATTAAGGAGTGTCCTAGGAATATTACTTAACATTTACCTATcagtcaaaagaaaaaatatttaccttCAAACAAATGACTTGACGATACTTGTtaggaaatttaaattaaaatattttatgaaaaatgcgttaaaaacttaaaaaaattatttaattttattatatttattattttaaattttttaacaaatatattgaAGAATCTCAATATCTCATAAGCATCGTcttttttttagatattaatACTATCTTTTGTTGAGTTCAATGATGGACATAAAAACTTAGGTTGTAGGgacaaaataatatcatcacgTCGGAAAAAGTAGGATGATGAAAATTAGTatgaagaggaaaaaataataatgaaacaatatatcttttattatttaaaagaatatacCCTAAACGAAAACtatgattatatttaataaaattagttgataaattagttgaaaacttgtaatatattcttaaatttttggaggatttttttttaaatatatatttctttagtaATGAAAGATATAATTGCTGTAGGAGCCAAATTAATGACGGTGCATGAAAGCTATACATGGTTTCATCCACTTGATTATTGTTCTTCTTTTGCTAATTCATGTCATGCCGCTCCTTTTTATGTAGCTTGGATTTCAGTTGTGGATTAAAATTCATTCCTTTACCATAGTACTAGCATTGTTCCTTTTAGTGGTTTTGCACACTACTTCCTCCTTGGCATGATAATTAAAGTTGAGTTATTTTagagagataaagaaaaatcaataaatagataaaaaaataaaatttttataaaattaattttatcatcattaatttatatttttattttttaacccatatcattaatattttaaagaatataaatgaaaaaataattaatattatattaaaaaaattaaaataacaattattattttttcttcttatataacgattattataaaacttataATACTATCGAGAAGGGcatttaccaaaaaataaaataaaatattgaaatgaacatttaaaagtattttcaattttcatgctCAAGTTAGTGGGATATTTTAACGGAGTAataatgacaaataaaaaatgtatttgacGGTTGACCTTTCAATATAcgacaatcttttttttttcaccagtATACGACAATGTTatttaatacaataataaataattaaaataagcaatatttttcgatggaattatatatggtttattaattatagaaatctaggaatttaaattcaaatatgtaatttgttgataaaaaattaactaagtgattcatattaaatttgttttctggTTTGTAATTCTTAAACTacaattcagtaaaaaaaattataaaaaataaagagttatccaaattataattttttaataataatcataattagagtcttattatcatttttaaataaccatcatatttatattttttaacttctcGATTATAATTACTGTTAaatccaaaattataatttatactcTCTTTCCCCATTTATTTTGACGTtttaacctttttattttttttcaaaacagttGGCGTTTTAGTTTTGAAGTCTAATGAATGTTTTTGTCTCAATTATATctttcttttaaagaaaatatatcccTATTTGATACTCACTAGTAATGGTGGAAACATTGAAGAccaatatattaaataagaacatttttattcaatatataatatagtaATGTTTTAGTTCCGTTAAATGTGGTTCCTAACACACTGGGGTACATGCCGCCCTTCCTTCGTATGAGTCCCACTGAAATTATCTAGCATTAGAATTGAAAAATAACTCAAGTAAATAAgcataaatcttatttagatttatctcaatttgagttttatatatactaatttttctcagttcaattttgtttcaatttaaattcACAAGCTGTTCAATtcgaattaaaatattaaatgcatCAATGGTCAGAATAAAAACATGAAATTcacgtcaaaaaaaaaaaaaaaaaaaacagaagcaagGTAAGGTTGAGTAGTTGTTTTGGAAGGAACGTGTCTCACCAGCTCCTTAAGTCCAACTAAACCTGCAGTAAGATAATTTACATACAAATCATCATAGtcattcatttatatatttcatgcattgaacaaattaaattatacttGGCTCGTTCAACTCCTTTAATCAAGGAACTTAATTTTCAATTCATGTTAAATTCATTTaactcaagaatcaagtttatcaaattaattaatgaattggATCCACTGAGTCCTACTTAGCACATGTGGTTTGTTCAGTTCTTTATTCACCATCATCAGCTGCAAGCAAAGATCCCCTCGCAACGAAACAAATATTTCCTAGGTACTGGTATTTTTGGTCCGTATAGTAATTATTGTAAGACAATCCTTAAAGGATTGGGTTCGAATCCTGACTGtataaccttaaaaaaaatatttcttcctAGGTCCTGTCAAGATCAAATCagcttaaaaaaaatgttccttctaaacaaaattaaagctAATTATCCATCACTGTAGCGCATCATTGTTTGCGCTAAATTCGAATCACCACTGTCACTATTCACTAACAAAGCCTACCACTAGAGTTTCCAAGTGGGCATAAAAAATAGGATAAACCATAAACTTTTAGATTAGAGTTAGAGCAATGTCGTGTTCACAAGCATCTTTTCTACTTATACCTCATGGAAAGTAAAACGAGTGGCTTAAAACAGTGCCATCCATTACATTACAGGCAACTGGCATTTATCTACTTTATTTATGCAATGCAACTGACATTTGTCTCCTCATTATCAAATATCGAGTGGAAACGACTATAACAAAGGAATTTTAAGCACAAATGCACACAGAAATGTTGACTACAAATGCTTGAGGTCTAAAGGGAAAAAGGGTGATAAGATCGTTCCTTAAGTTTTTGTGTGACAGAAATTAGTGTTAGTGACAAAAGACTATCCATATTATAACTATATTACCATTCATCCAATCAGAATCTTCTTTGAAGAGTTTTTTTGTCTTCCAATACTCCTCCAGTtgtaataatgatattttgccTTATAtggctattttttaaaaaagtttgtcaaattttaaaaaaaaaagtttatcaattttaaaataataaatataatagagTAATTACTACAATTTGCTCCCTTTCAAGCAATAAAGTACATGTTTGGATAACCCTTCTCAATGTACTTTTGAActctttgtattttttgttcTGATTATTCAAACATGCACTTTCCGGCATTCAGATTGtgtaaacaaaaaattcttgtataaattaaaatagaatatacACATGATCATAAATTACATTTCGCCCAGGACCATCAGCAAAACTGAAACTTACATTCTTTCAACCAACagtccttaaaaattaaaagaatcatGTAATTGATATTGACTTAGTATAAAGAATATTATTGTGTGAGGGCAATCCCCAATCAGCCATTGAAGAATGCCCGGGCTGCTATACTATAATGCTCGAAAACAGTGGAGCTTTGCATTGTAGCAAATTCCATTGTATCCAAGAACCCTCTAATGCTATGTGAGCATAGCATCTAACCTTATAATGCCCCAACAAATGAGCTTAAGCCTTGTTTTCAGCCACGAACGGGTAATCCATAATTCTGGTACACTCTTATGTATCCATCCCATCCTGCTGTCACAATTACTTGGCCCCACAAGTGGGAATTAGACATTCCCTTGCAAGCACTTCTCAAAAACTTGTACTCTGATTTACACATTGTAGGAGAAACAACAGTTTGAGTTTGGCATGATGAGTCCACAAGCGTCTCCTCCGGCCATGTCGCAGAAACCTTTGGGATCAACTCTGACAGAAATCCACGACTCAAGAAGAAACAATCAGGAGAAGGCAGAGAACACTTCTGATTCACATCCTCTCCTAGCGATGGGGATAAGAGTGTTCCTGGCATTGACTCAATGCCACACCAAGGTACAGCAATGGCTGCATTGTGGGAGAGAAAACTCTCTGAAGACCAAATTTTCTTTGCTTTGGAGGTACTCCTATCTTGGCCGGTGTAATTCCAGATACATACATGTGAATCCTCGCTAACTGAGATGATATGTTTCCCGTCAGTGGTGAATGAAGCATGCATTTGACCTGCACTTCTTAGACCTGCAGGCAAAGAAGAGGAATCGGTACAAGTAACAACTAATGCACttgcaaaaatgaaaattctggGCGAAATCAATTATCAGAGCACAAATTTGACTGGGAAAACCTCATGCATGTCCATATTAAGTCCTCATTGCAGGAATTCCAGAGACatgcataaataaaattatatgaatgcTTGTTTCTGTAAGATGCTGCAAGAGAAGAATCAGGCATAGATGGGATGAACTTCAGAAGATTTTTCAGATAAGGAAAGCATGTATAAACCTACCCTTGAATTTGTAGATTACATCAACTCCCGAAAGTATACAGACATGTGAATCAGCAGAAGCAACCAATAGTTTGCTTGGATCACTAGGTGAAAACtgcaaaattaatcatataagATTAATGATCAGTAttcaataattttgtatagGTTGGCATAGAAAAGAATACTACAGAACAGAAAAAGAGAGTGGCAGAAACAACCTACCTGAAAGCCAGTGATCTTTTTCCCTGATGTCTTCTTTTTGCCTCGTAAACACAACTGAACATCCAATTGCAGATGATTATCTAGACAAGTGaatgcaaaaatataaaaaagattgttAGAAGCTACTACTCATCATTTTTTAGATCAAATGTTTAAATTCAGACACTATTCTATACTACAAGCAGAATATAGCatgaaaataatcaaaaaagtAATCCATAGTTTGACCATATGCACATTGACCTTGTAGTTGTTCCAGCCAGTGTAACtccatacttttattttatttttgtgatatATTAAGGCCAAGAGAATAATATTACAGGGGAAAGGAAGATAAGTAAtccttaaaaaagataaaagaataattatacATTTAGGAAAAATGGACTTCAACATAATAAATCTACCCAATACTCAAAATAATGGAGCTACTCAAAGTAGCATAGATACAGAACCTACAGCGATATACAATTATTAGTCACTACACACTAAATGTAGACGTGAACCAACAAACCAATAATCCAAGCATACTTCCATTTCCATGCAGGCATTTAAGTTTCTCTTTTTTAAGTAGCATATTGATCACAATACAGGAAGAGCATTTGATAGTTTAAGAAGTCCCTCTATATCCACAAAAAACATTCAATGAATTTGAAGATCAACACCTAAAATGCACTCAAATAACGGGGAAGGAAATATATGCACAAATTAAATggctaattttttattaacagaaCCTATATACGTTATTTCTAATAACAGCACAGTGTGTATCATATGGTGCTCAAAGACATCAAGATGTAGCAATATTCCAAACATCTATTGATCCAAATATGTACATACCTACGATATCATAGAAACGGCAATTGCTTGCCATGGTACCCACAATTGTGCCCTGGAAGAATGAGAAAACAAACTTTaggaacaaaacaaaagatattttCCTGCCACAATGTTTTATCgttaaatatataatgaaacAGACCTTTCCATCAGGACGGAAGCACACTGCTGTGACTATCTCTCTGATATCAATGTAATCACTAACCCTACAGTGAACAACTTCCCATATGCGTACTTTTCCATCAATTGAACCACTgatgaaaaaattatcattgaCGGGATTGAAATTGACACATGTAACTGCAATAAAGGAAAAAGTAACAAGTCGATATTtagcaaaagagaaaaatacagAGGAACACAATCACAGAAAAACCAACATTATCGAAATCACTTATCAACCAAGGCAATAGAAGCTCACCATAATTATTGTGGGAGAAAACTCTAAGACATCTGTCGATTCCTACATGCCATAGGCGCACGGTCTTATCAACAGAGGATGACAGTAGAAACTGCAACAAAGAAGAATGTAAACAACAGAAAGTTccattttatagaaaataaaatgataacaaaTTTTGAAGATAGTGCAaaatataacaagaaaaataagagtAGCTTGCTTCTATCGGAAACTAACCCCTCTTTTGGACCAAGCAAGGTCTAAAATGTCACCACTGTGCCCTTGGAACTCATGCAAAGGTTTTGATGATATGCGGAAGGTCTTTGGTGGGACAATCACACAGGTTGCTTCAGAGGATCTCCTCAACTTCTCTGTTTTAACTAACTTCTCTTTATCTACATCAAGGGGAGCAAcgcatgaaaaattatttattttgaaatatatatttgacgCATCATCGTCCAGAATGTCCAATTCACTTGATCTCTCATCCTCAACCACTTTCCACACACGTACCATACCATCCTCACCACCACTAGCCAGATATTTTCCATCAAGActgaacttcattgtcaaaatAACACCCTTATGTGCTTTAAACTCCTGTTCAGTGTAAAGGGAGGAAAGCTCCTTAACCCGCTTCCTATATGAATGAACTCGAACTCTTTGTACCCCACTTCTATCCACTGAATCACAGTCTTTGTATTTAGTTTCATCAAGCCCATGATTATGAACAAAACAAGCAATAGAATCCAGTTTCCTTAGCCAACCCctcttcattttccttttcccAACTCGCAACAACCTTGTGTTTTCAGTGTCTCTCTGCAAATGTCTGCGAACAAACGATGATGGCCCAATATTTCTCTGAAACTCCTCTAAACTAATCAATTGGTTCGAACCCAAAACCCGCAGTGTGCTAGGAGCTCCATCCTGACCCAGCTTATCCACAATATATTGTGTTCCATCATCCAAATTCCTTATCATACATGCCAAATTTTCGCAATTTTCTTGTGAGCCGGAGGCCTCATCAGACAAGGAATCCAACACAATCTGGTTTGAGGTTGAGGGAAGACCCTCCTCAACAGCAAAAGAAGTTCTCAGCACTGCCCCACTTGTTGCAGTGATTCGGTCAATCCCACAAGGTTGATCTCCCAACTCTTCTCCCTTCATTGAATAATTCAAATCAGACTCCAAATCCATCCATCTCAGGAAATTGAGGCGTCGCTGGTGAACACTTTCAAGTTTTTTTGCCCAAACCTGGTACCTAGTAACATGTCCGTTATTACCAGAACTAGATTCATCTGATTCAGAACAATCCGAACCCACATCAGAGACAGAACACAATTCCTCACGAGTCTCATAGaattgatcctcttcctcttccataTCCCACCTTTCCCCAATTCCCACCTCTAATCTCAAGCAGATTCCTTTcttaaacaaataaacaattcTGAGCTGGATGGATGGGTTTTACTTCAATTCAGGGAAAAGGGTATCTGAAACCACACAAATCAGGAACCGTTATGGTGAATCCAGGACCCAAAGGAAAGGGGAGCTaaacaagagaagaaaaaaacatggaTTTGGAGGATAAAGAGTGGAAAAacgagaagagagaaagaaaaacatgcgATGTTAGCTGACCTGGGGTTTCAAAATTGGAGCTTGATGCAGAAATCGAAACAATTTTCATAGGGATCTTCGCTGTGTTGTTTGTTCAGTCTGCACTGTGCATCCACAGGAAGACCTACCCACCACTTTATGGTACGGCAGAGAAGGTTAAActgaaaaataagaagaaaaaaaaaaagaaaagagacttATTAGAATAGTTGTGAAATTTGATTCGGAATACTGTTAATCCAAATCCGATGACTTAATCGGatcacaatttattattaaattgatcacgtaattaatttgaaataatctAGTCATAATCCAATGATTAATTATTCACCTATCGATTGAACCATTATAATTATTAGTACTATTTAGTtaaactaacaaataatattattcgacaaaaagaaagaaaagaaaagattgccTCGTTGTGAGCGTGTTGTGTGTGATGATGAGTTTGGATTTTTTTGAACATTTACGACTGACTGAGTCCACTCTTAATTTGAGTCTTTCCGTGTTCACGCTAACATTACATTCATTACCCACGAATCAGATTCCTTTCTTTCCACTTTCCCTTCACCTTCATGGCTCCCAATGTTTCCTAACTTTTTTACCATCTTATTTTAACCATAAATGCCAAACAAGATATtatttatgattctttttattttttttatgattttataataaatatattttttaatttcttaatcaatatcaaatttgaCATTGATTAACAAGATTATGCCACCACTATTCTTCCATGTACCCTTTATTCAAAGCGAAGAGATATTCGATATTGGACATTGGACATTGGACTGGTCAACAAGATTTTCCTAGTATTTtaccaacaaagaaaatattttcctaaaTTGAGAAAAGTCGCTTGGGATTAAGTCAAATTCtggatttatataataaaatctttACTCGAACAAGATAATTGaagttgttttataatttttgaaaattttagaatttagaattttagatgaagtatgaaattatttaatgaaaaatgtttatttatataaagtttGAAATAtacatcaaagagaaaaattaaaattataaaaatgtataattattataaaaataatttaaatttaaatgtaagTTTAAGAATAacatgcattatttttttatagaaaaaaataaacaaaaaattatattactctTAAATGATATTCtaatttaacaaatattaaatagtgacttttttataaataaaaaaggaaaagctatccccatatataaatattaacaagtTAACATTCCTAGTTTCCTACATCTCAAGTAATTGAAAATCCAAATCAAAATAAGTTATTGGTCAAAGTTTTGACCATCTTTTCTAAGGCGGTCGACATATTAAAATGTggataatgatttttaattataccGATTTCTTTtggtaagaaaaaattataccaatttatttattgattaggatagtgttatatatatatatatatatatatccagagaaatggaaaatattcattaaaaaaattagagatttAATGATaagaacatggtataattaaatatgacaatttataatataaaaaattagaagattaaTATGATTTCAATACTTAGAAAGTTCAAAATGTTAGaagattaaatataattgataatttatataagacttaatattatttacttttttttcaatttgccTCAGACATGTTTCATTggctaaaataatatttcttttagagaatttattttattgtaaaaaatattcaatatttttatagattttatttgGCCTACATTAGAAACTACcttaaatattacatttaaaataatcataaatcactaaaaatgtcaaaaattttatcataataataatttatgatagatgaaaatagaaaaaaaatctttattttatccATACACCTTAATTTAATGATCAACTTTTCATTAAATGGTACTCCCTCCAAACTTATAtgtataagcaaaaaaaaaaaatcttattttttgaaCTCAAATAcaagtaaatttaattaatttaaccttaattaatgatatcattcctaaaatatctttcatttaattaatattctatttttaatgactattttattcatgatatcaattttcaatgaataacattttaagaataatcttattttttacttgaaattaataacattaaatgattTCACCTAActattttaatatgtttaaaagtaattatttttatcagagAGTGATTATTTGCAACTAATTTTGTCTTGATATAAAAACAGTAATATATATGTAGAAAACTAAAATAGGTATTTAGTGAATgaaaatttacttaaaaaattagtcCTATTTAAATTGAGTTGACTCAAAATAAAACGGTTatgttatattaaattaattatattagaatGACATTCTTTTAAAAGTTACCTGCTAAAATGTTGTTGTTCtatatcattttttcttcttctaaaaacTAGTTAATgttcaaataaattatgttttagattaaaattatattttttgagtgATGGAATTAAATTAGGTTTgtcaattttaacaaaaatactataaaaactaaaatcaacaaaaataacatcTAGTCAACATAGTCGTATATAATTGACCTCATCTAGTAATGGTTGAGAAGATCATCCTAAGATTCAAGCGTTGCTCTTAcctaattaatttgttattttctgaagaaaaagaaaagacaaatcATTTTGTACAAAGTACATATTCTAGCAGCTATGTATGTTCTTGTTCTAATCCCACACATATCaacttaaacaaatattttaggcgagattaataaataaaagaatagttAATGTTAGTTGTggtacaaaaaaaaacattttttgtaaTGTTACAATGATATCTAGCAAATAAAGaacttatattatttgtttttcaacaAATCAAAGATGCCTAAGTTTTTagtattattatcatttaattatgaaaaaatggaaataaaatgcAAGTCAAATGTTCATAGGAccaatttcataaaattgggaATATACTAAAATACTTTCCAtacatagtaaaaaaaatcagaaactttaaattcaatattgaatatttttcaaagagtgtgcatataaataaagaataatgtatatcatatcatataccAGATTTACTTCTAAGGGAGTGAAACTTTTTACAAAATCTGGTAAGTGGCTCATGAACTGAAATACGAACCAGGTTCTATGATGTTACCGAATCCTTCTCCTCGGTTCAGTTTTTTAGCAGGGATATAAGACAATTAAAGTAGATAGTTTTCTGGTTTAGTGTTATACTGTTCTTATTGTTACTGATATCATGGTTAGTTTCAAAGTGGCAGTTATCTTGCTACTTACGTCATGGTTATTATACTTTCACGACAAACTTTTATATATGTTGCTTCTTTTACATTCAGTTATTTTTTTCTGTATAAatgttaatgattaatttattagttttttttcaccaaaaaggGATGAAACCTGCGATCATATACATTctctttatatatttcttttgattgctgataaaaaaaaaccctaaaccTTCAGAATAATCTTTTCTTTGTAATGTCATGTTCAATTGTATTATTAGGTGAAGGAATTATGGGTCGTCGTAAGATTGAAATGGCAGAGGTGAAGGATTCCAGCGCAAAACAAGTCACATTTTCCTTTTGGGCACCCAAGTGTTGATGTTGTTGCGGCCAAGTTTCTTGAACAAGAGCCTAAACCAAATGTTGCCAAACCAAATAATGAAATTGGTGACATTGATGGGCTAAATAAACAATTGTCTGACGTCAAAGCTCAGATATGCGAGGAAAAAATGAAGGGTGCGGAGCTTGCTAAGAAACTGAAACAACATGAAGTAACAGAACTT
This genomic interval from Glycine max cultivar Williams 82 chromosome 5, Glycine_max_v4.0, whole genome shotgun sequence contains the following:
- the LOC100803309 gene encoding WD repeat-containing protein 44, encoding MEEEEDQFYETREELCSVSDVGSDCSESDESSSGNNGHVTRYQVWAKKLESVHQRRLNFLRWMDLESDLNYSMKGEELGDQPCGIDRITATSGAVLRTSFAVEEGLPSTSNQIVLDSLSDEASGSQENCENLACMIRNLDDGTQYIVDKLGQDGAPSTLRVLGSNQLISLEEFQRNIGPSSFVRRHLQRDTENTRLLRVGKRKMKRGWLRKLDSIACFVHNHGLDETKYKDCDSVDRSGVQRVRVHSYRKRVKELSSLYTEQEFKAHKGVILTMKFSLDGKYLASGGEDGMVRVWKVVEDERSSELDILDDDASNIYFKINNFSCVAPLDVDKEKLVKTEKLRRSSEATCVIVPPKTFRISSKPLHEFQGHSGDILDLAWSKRGFLLSSSVDKTVRLWHVGIDRCLRVFSHNNYVTCVNFNPVNDNFFISGSIDGKVRIWEVVHCRVSDYIDIREIVTAVCFRPDGKGTIVGTMASNCRFYDIVDNHLQLDVQLCLRGKKKTSGKKITGFQFSPSDPSKLLVASADSHVCILSGVDVIYKFKGLRSAGQMHASFTTDGKHIISVSEDSHVCIWNYTGQDRSTSKAKKIWSSESFLSHNAAIAVPWCGIESMPGTLLSPSLGEDVNQKCSLPSPDCFFLSRGFLSELIPKVSATWPEETLVDSSCQTQTVVSPTMCKSEYKFLRSACKGMSNSHLWGQVIVTAGWDGYIRVYQNYGLPVRG